The DNA sequence AACGTATCCTTGAGTACGCCGTGAATGCTTTGTAGCACATGGTTAGTAGCGGATCGTTACTTGTTAATAAACCGTTCCGGGTAGTTCGTGCAGACGCCGTCGACACCGAGTGCTTCGTAGTTTACACGTTCGCCGATCCGGCCGTCGACAGACCAAGGGTAGACCTTAATGTTGCGCTCCTTTGCGCCGCTGATCAACTCGTCGGTCAAATAGAACGATTTCGGGTGTAGGCTATAAGGCGTATAACCGAGTAGGTCAATGTAGTCAAACAGCTTAGCGAAGTTAATCGGCAAAATGAGACCAATCTTGACGGTCGGGTCTAGCTGCCTGACCGTGTCTAAGCATTGGAAGTCAAAGGAGTTGACGACTGTCTTGCCGAGACAATCATACGTTTTGAGTAGCGTGAGCAGCTGATCTTCGATGCCGTCGTAATAAATCGGGCCATTTTTTATTTCGATATTTAAAATAACGTCTTCGTGCTGCACCCGCTGTAGAAACTGCTCCAATGTCGGGATTTTTTCCCCGCGGAAGTCGGAGGAAAACTTGCCGCTAAAGTCGAACTGCCTTAGCTCTTCCAACGTGTAGTCACAAACAAATCCCGATCCGTCGCTCGTGCGGTCAATCCTCTGATCGTGACAAATGACGGGCACGCCGTCTTTCGTTAGTTGTATATCTGTTTCAATCGCATCTACCTTGAGCGAAAGTGCTTTATCAAATGCAGCCATCGTATTTTCGGGAGCTGTCCCGGAAGCGCCGCGGTGGGCAATGACAAACATCGAATCTCCCCTTCGTCTGTTTTTCACATATCGTGATTCCCATATAAAGACTGACTAGCTGTTTACAACGCCGTGCTTACTTACCTTTGAATAGACGTGCTTTACGTGAAAGTACTACAATCGGGACAAAGCGTCAAGCTAATTAACACGAAATTAATTGTATCGCAATTGTAAGCGCCACTTCACAATTACCCCCCTTGACCCAACAACTAGTCAGTGGTATACTCCGGGAAACGAAACATTTGAATAAGTGAGTTTATCGTCCTGAAGCTACATCACCAGACTTCTACGGTTACTTCAAGGAACACTTCACTCGATCCGCCAAGAGTCACTCCACTCGATCCGCCAAGAGTCACTCCAAAGGTCGCAAGCCGCTCATTTCTCAAACAGACCCGTCCCTTATTACACGTAGTTTACAAAGTATTAACATGTTTTCTACAAGAGTGTAACAACCGCTCGCTAAACTAATAGTGGCGGCAAATAAAGAGAGGGTTGGAGGCGAGTTGTATGAGGGTTAAGCGTGTAGCAGTCGTGTTAGTGGCGTTTTGTCTCATCGTCAGTGTCGCGGCTTGTTCCGGCGCAGGCGGTCAAAAGGAGGGGGCGCCGGCAAACGAAGGAAAAGGGTCAACGAAAGACAAAATGGTCATTACGCTGTTTGATCTAAAGTACGGTGAAATCCCGCCGAAAGACGGCAAAGGGATTGCGATGATCAACGAGAAGTTCAATGTCGATTACCGTCCACAGTACGTTCCGTACGAAGATTTTGAGGAAAAGTTAGCGACGCTCGTCGCTTCCGGCAACATACCGGATATTATCGGTTTTGA is a window from the Numidum massiliense genome containing:
- a CDS encoding glycerophosphodiester phosphodiesterase, whose amino-acid sequence is MFVIAHRGASGTAPENTMAAFDKALSLKVDAIETDIQLTKDGVPVICHDQRIDRTSDGSGFVCDYTLEELRQFDFSGKFSSDFRGEKIPTLEQFLQRVQHEDVILNIEIKNGPIYYDGIEDQLLTLLKTYDCLGKTVVNSFDFQCLDTVRQLDPTVKIGLILPINFAKLFDYIDLLGYTPYSLHPKSFYLTDELISGAKERNIKVYPWSVDGRIGERVNYEALGVDGVCTNYPERFINK